One region of Armigeres subalbatus isolate Guangzhou_Male chromosome 3, GZ_Asu_2, whole genome shotgun sequence genomic DNA includes:
- the LOC134224224 gene encoding D-2-hydroxyglutarate dehydrogenase, mitochondrial isoform X2, with the protein MLRIIDKNIRQSIDYVAKQFGTMRNDIAFSKDRYLIKRGPYAAVADADITHFEKILPSRSQILLGLDETAGYNRDYFKYVRGLSEVVLKPRTTDQLSAILQHCNRRKLALSVYGGNTGVCGGSIPVFDEIVLSLELMNKIESVDEYSGVLVCEAGCILGTLEQKLSEKGMIMPLDLGSKNSCQIGGNLATNAGGIRLMRYGNLHGSVLGLEAVKADGTVVDLMSQFRKDNTGYHLKHLFIGSEGTLGVITRVAIACPASTTTQNVLFLGIEKYESVLRTFLEGKKRLGEILSSCELIDNDALQCCITHAKTYSPIKEYPFYMLIETTGSNAVHDEQKVNDFLEELLVSGLVGDGVVTKDPSKIKDLWQLRERIPDGTFSNNFCLTYDLSLPLNNFYDIVPAMKQRVGHLVKLVCGFGHIGDSNIHLNIAGDELTPEIQRLVDPFVYEFTSKLKGSVSAEHGIGLLKPNYLKYSKTNEAIRIMQQMKAMMDPNGILNPYKVILL; encoded by the exons GACCGCTACCTAATCAAGCGAGGGCCTTATGCAGCCGTAGCAGATGCAGACATCACACACTTCGAGAAGATACTTCCCAGCCGCAGTCAAATTTTGTTGGGTCTTGACGAAACCGCCGGCTACAATCGAGACTATTTCAAATACGTTCGAGGACTAAGCGAAGTAGTCCTGAAGCCCAGGACGACCGACCAGCTGAGTGCCATCTTGCAACACTGCAATCGAAGAAAGTTGGCCCTTTCTGTATACGGCGGCAACACTGGGGTTTGCGGCGGATCAATACCGGTGTTCGATGAAATTGTCCTATCGCTGGAACTGATGAACAAGATAGAATCCGTTGATGAATATTCTGGAGTTCTGGTTTGCGAAGCAGGTTGCATTCTTGGAACGTTGGAGCAGAAACTTAGCGAGAAAGGAATGATAATGCCATTGGATTTGGgttcgaagaattcctgtcagaTTGGAGGCAATTTGGCCACCAATGCAGGAGGTATCCGTTTGATGCGTTACGGCAACTTGCATGGATCTGTTCTCGGTTTGGAAGCAGTGAAAGCAGATGGGACGGTCGTAGATTTGATGTCACAATTCCGGAAGGATAACACAGGATATCATTTGAAGCACCTATTCATCGGATCGGAAGGAACATTGGGGGTGATAACGAGAGTTGCCATCGCTTGTCCAGCGTCCACAACCACCCAGAATGTATTGTTCTTGGGTATCGAGAAATACGAGTCGGTACTGAGGACATTCCTCGAGGGGAAGAAACGGCTTGGGGAGATATTGAGTTCATGTGAGTTGATTGATAACGATGCACTGCAGTGCTGTATCACGCATGCGAAGACGTACTCACCGATAAAGGAATATCCTTTCTATATGCTGATTGAAACAACTGGTAGCAATGCCGTTCACGACGAACAGAAGGTCaacgattttctggaggaattgttgGTTAGTGGATTAGTTGGTGATGGAGTTGTTACCAAAGATCCTTCAAAAATTAAG GATCTTTGGCAATTACGGGAACGAATTCCCGATGGAACATTCAGCAATAACTTCTGCCTTACGTACGATCTGTCATTGCCTTTGAATAACTTCTACGATATTGTTCCGGCAATGAAGCAGCGTGTTGGCcatttagtaaaattggtttgTGGATTTGGACACATAG GTGATTCTAATATCCATCTCAACATAGCTGGAGATGAGCTGACACCAGAGATACAACGGCTAGTGGATCCCTTCGTGTATGAGTTTACGTCAAAGCTCAAAGGGAGCGTAAGTGCTGAACACGGAATCGGCCTTCTGAAACCCAACTATctgaaatattccaaaacaaATGAAGCAATACGGATCATGCAGCAGATGAAGGCAATGATGGATCCGAATGGTATTCTCAATCCTTATAAAGTTATCTTACTGTAG